From a single Rosa rugosa chromosome 7, drRosRugo1.1, whole genome shotgun sequence genomic region:
- the LOC133721023 gene encoding hydroxyproline O-galactosyltransferase HPGT1-like, whose translation MLLAIVKDTHLEAPEEFSKKATLFFAHVADKFYAKVNDDVYLNIGAALATHLDKPCVYIGCMQSGEVFSKLWYEPEWWKFGEKKSESWFKDLEGSTFGS comes from the exons ATGTTGCTGGCAATAGTGAAG GATACCCATCTGGAGGCACCTGAAGAGTTCTCGAAGAAGGCTACACTGTTCTTTGCTCATGTTGCTGATAAGTTTTATGCCAAAGTCAATGATGATGTTTATTTAAATATTG GAGCTGCACTTGCAACTCATTTAGACAAGCCTTGTGTTTATATTGGGTGCATGCAGTCGGGCGAAGTTTTCTCTAAGCT GTGGTATGAACCAGAATGGTGGAAGTTTGGTGAAAAAAAATC GGAAAGTTGGTTTAAGGATTTGGAAGGTTCTACATTTG GTTCTTGA